A part of Pectobacterium cacticida genomic DNA contains:
- a CDS encoding MFS transporter: MPLPQPASDAQPQPGLSLSLTLIMSVATGLAVASNYYAQPLLETIARVFALSVNQAGFIVTAAQLGYAVGLLFLVPLGDMFERRTLIVGMTLLAAGGMLLTASAPTLWVMIAGTALTGLFSVVAQLLVPLAATLATPETRGKVVGTIMSGLLLGILLARTAAGALASLGDWRTVYWVASTLMVIMALILWRALPRLPQQNTLNYPQLLLSIFRLFSATPLLRTRAVLGCLCFANFSILWTSMAFLLASPPYGYSEGIIGLFGLVGAAGALAASRAGRQVDKGKAKQTTSIGIILLLLSWGFIALGSASVAALLVGIIVLDLAVQGVHVTNQSVIYRMMPDARNRLTAGYMTVYFIGGALGSLLSASAYQQWGWPGVCAAGGMISLLNLLVWWRNHRHETQEALATL; this comes from the coding sequence ATGCCGCTTCCGCAACCTGCTTCCGACGCTCAGCCACAACCAGGGCTCAGCCTGTCTTTGACCCTGATTATGTCTGTCGCGACCGGCCTCGCCGTCGCCAGTAACTATTATGCTCAGCCGCTGCTGGAAACCATTGCCAGAGTCTTTGCGCTTTCCGTCAATCAGGCGGGGTTCATTGTTACCGCCGCACAGTTGGGTTACGCCGTCGGGCTGCTTTTTTTAGTTCCACTGGGGGACATGTTTGAACGCCGAACGCTGATTGTCGGCATGACGTTACTTGCCGCGGGTGGAATGCTACTCACGGCCTCTGCGCCTACGCTCTGGGTAATGATCGCGGGTACGGCATTGACGGGGTTATTCTCCGTTGTCGCCCAGCTATTGGTTCCCCTTGCAGCGACGCTGGCAACGCCGGAAACGCGCGGTAAAGTCGTCGGTACGATAATGAGCGGCCTGCTGCTAGGGATTTTACTGGCGAGAACCGCCGCGGGCGCGTTGGCTTCACTCGGCGACTGGCGCACCGTGTACTGGGTTGCCAGCACACTGATGGTCATCATGGCGCTGATCTTATGGCGGGCATTACCGCGCCTCCCTCAGCAAAACACGCTGAACTACCCGCAGTTGCTGCTTTCCATCTTCCGTCTGTTCTCCGCTACGCCACTGCTGCGTACCCGCGCTGTACTCGGCTGTTTGTGCTTCGCCAACTTCAGCATACTGTGGACGTCGATGGCATTCCTGCTGGCCTCTCCGCCCTACGGCTACTCCGAAGGGATCATCGGCCTGTTCGGGCTGGTTGGCGCTGCGGGTGCATTAGCAGCATCGCGCGCCGGACGTCAGGTCGATAAAGGTAAGGCTAAACAGACTACCAGCATCGGGATTATCCTGCTCTTACTCTCGTGGGGCTTTATTGCGCTCGGCAGTGCCTCCGTGGCAGCACTACTGGTAGGTATTATTGTGTTGGATTTGGCGGTTCAGGGCGTACACGTCACTAACCAGAGCGTGATTTACCGTATGATGCCCGACGCCCGTAATCGCCTGACTGCCGGCTATATGACCGTCTATTTTATCGGCGGCGCGCTGGGTTCGTTGCTTTCGGCCTCTGCTTACCAGCAGTGGGGCTGGCCTGGCGTCTGCGCCGCAGGTGGAATGATCAGCCTGCTAAATCTACTGGTGTGGTGGCGCAACCACCGCCATGAAACGCAGGAAGCGCTGGCAACGCTATAG
- the mprA gene encoding transcriptional repressor MprA, producing the protein MDSSFTPIEHMLDLRAARKPSFPRQEVLLLRLFMHVQSKILEHRNRMLKDQGINETLFMALLTLESQESYSIQPSELSAALGSSRTNATRIADDLEKRGWIERRESSSDRRCLHLHLTAEGKAFLDQLIPPQHNHLHVLCSSLEPNEQKQFETLMRKLLVRLDEMEHIDNQCS; encoded by the coding sequence ATGGACAGTTCATTCACGCCTATAGAACACATGCTCGATCTGCGTGCCGCGCGTAAACCCAGCTTCCCTCGGCAGGAGGTCTTGCTATTACGTCTTTTTATGCACGTCCAAAGTAAAATTCTGGAACATAGGAATAGAATGCTGAAAGATCAGGGAATTAACGAAACCCTTTTCATGGCATTGCTGACGCTTGAATCGCAGGAGTCTTATAGCATTCAGCCTTCTGAATTGAGTGCCGCGTTGGGATCGTCACGCACCAATGCGACGCGCATAGCTGACGATCTGGAGAAAAGAGGTTGGATTGAACGACGCGAGAGCAGTAGCGACAGGCGTTGTCTGCATCTGCACCTAACGGCGGAAGGTAAAGCGTTTCTCGATCAACTGATTCCGCCCCAGCATAACCATCTGCATGTACTTTGTTCATCACTTGAACCCAATGAGCAAAAACAGTTCGAAACCCTGATGAGAAAGCTCCTTGTTAGATTAGATGAGATGGAACATATCGATAATCAATGCAGTTGA
- the ygaH gene encoding L-valine transporter subunit YgaH, translating to MNTNVILIGLMVGLVNYLFRYLPLRLSTSRASGSLQHGRKALLLDSIGIASICALLIVSSVPDMLAHHEKLWPTLMGFITLTACFYKTRSIVLSTLLGALCYGIAFKWF from the coding sequence ATGAACACAAACGTGATTCTTATCGGACTGATGGTCGGGTTAGTGAACTATCTGTTCCGCTATCTTCCCCTGCGACTCAGCACTTCGCGCGCTTCCGGTTCATTACAGCATGGCAGAAAGGCGCTATTGCTTGATAGCATCGGCATTGCCTCCATCTGCGCTCTGCTGATCGTTTCCAGCGTACCGGACATGCTTGCGCATCATGAAAAGCTCTGGCCCACCCTGATGGGGTTTATTACGTTGACAGCCTGCTTTTATAAGACGCGCAGTATCGTGTTATCAACATTGCTGGGGGCGCTATGCTACGGCATTGCGTTTAAATGGTTCTAA
- a CDS encoding AzlC family ABC transporter permease: MKILTTSVPSAPTKAASFSEGLFDSLPIVIGYMPVAFAFGMNAVKLGFTPLESIFLSCVIYAGASQFVITALLSAGVSIWVAALTVMAMDVRHVLYGPALRHRIAQKLSARKTALWAFGLTDEVFAAAATRLAKNNRRWSENWMMGVSLSAWLSWALGTVIGAAFGDGPLKNYPAVEAALSFMLPALFLSFLLASFKRRQGLVVTCALGGALLGLLLSSIPAAILIGIISGCLASLVNTATPRVNS, from the coding sequence GTGAAAATATTAACCACGTCTGTTCCATCGGCACCGACAAAAGCGGCTTCTTTTAGCGAAGGCCTCTTTGACAGTCTGCCGATTGTTATCGGCTACATGCCCGTCGCCTTTGCGTTTGGCATGAATGCCGTCAAGCTCGGATTTACGCCGCTAGAGAGCATTTTCCTCTCTTGCGTTATTTATGCTGGCGCGAGCCAATTCGTCATCACCGCGCTACTTAGCGCCGGTGTGTCCATCTGGGTGGCCGCGTTAACCGTTATGGCGATGGATGTGCGTCATGTCCTCTATGGCCCGGCATTACGACATCGTATAGCGCAAAAACTGAGCGCGCGTAAAACTGCATTGTGGGCGTTTGGCCTGACGGACGAAGTGTTCGCCGCCGCCGCTACACGGCTGGCAAAAAATAATCGGCGCTGGTCTGAAAATTGGATGATGGGCGTGTCGCTGTCAGCTTGGCTTTCATGGGCGCTGGGCACGGTGATTGGCGCCGCATTCGGTGACGGCCCCCTAAAAAATTATCCCGCTGTAGAAGCAGCGCTGTCTTTCATGCTGCCCGCACTTTTCCTGAGCTTTTTGCTGGCTTCTTTCAAGCGTAGGCAGGGTCTGGTCGTAACCTGCGCGCTCGGCGGCGCACTACTTGGGTTACTGCTTTCCTCCATTCCGGCAGCAATACTGATCGGCATTATCAGCGGTTGCCTGGCATCGCTGGTTAATACCGCCACACCACGGGTAAACTCATGA
- the emrA gene encoding multidrug efflux MFS transporter periplasmic adaptor subunit EmrA — MSEGVENQVAQTPKRNKKQQRKRVLTLLTLLFIALGCAWFVYWFLVLRHHQSTDDAYVAGNQIQIMAQVSGSVTHVNVDNTDFVKQGQVLVELDPTDALQAFEHAKNELANSVRQTHQLIINSKQYLANIALRQTELNKAQSDLSRREALGNVNAIGREEVQHARDAVAAAKAALDVAEQQYQANQAMILATPLEKQPAIQQAAVAMRDAWLALQRTKIVSPVDGYVSRRSVQIGARISPTSALMAVVPASPLWVDANFKETQLAKMRIGQPATVIADIYGDDVVYQGKVVGLDMGTGSAFSLLPAQNATGNWIKVVQRLPVRIELDPQQLAEHPLRIGLSALVKVDTANTEGNVLAKTPRTTPAYQSDALALDLTPVNQEINAIIQANAD; from the coding sequence ATGAGTGAAGGTGTGGAAAATCAGGTGGCGCAAACGCCAAAAAGAAACAAGAAACAGCAGCGTAAACGCGTGTTAACTTTGTTGACCCTGCTTTTCATCGCGCTGGGCTGTGCCTGGTTTGTTTATTGGTTTCTCGTACTTAGGCACCACCAAAGTACCGACGATGCCTACGTTGCAGGCAACCAGATTCAAATCATGGCGCAAGTCAGCGGCAGCGTAACGCACGTCAATGTCGATAATACCGATTTTGTTAAGCAGGGGCAGGTGCTGGTGGAACTGGATCCAACCGATGCCTTGCAGGCGTTTGAGCACGCCAAAAATGAGTTGGCCAATAGCGTGCGTCAGACCCACCAGTTAATCATCAATAGTAAGCAGTATCTGGCCAATATCGCGTTGCGCCAAACTGAATTGAATAAGGCGCAAAGCGACTTGAGCCGCCGGGAAGCATTGGGTAACGTCAATGCTATCGGGCGTGAAGAAGTACAGCATGCGCGTGATGCGGTCGCGGCGGCTAAGGCGGCGTTAGACGTCGCCGAACAACAATATCAGGCCAACCAGGCGATGATTTTGGCTACGCCGCTTGAGAAACAACCCGCCATACAACAGGCCGCCGTCGCCATGCGCGATGCCTGGCTAGCGTTGCAACGGACCAAGATTGTTAGCCCGGTCGACGGCTATGTTTCTCGCCGTAGCGTGCAGATTGGCGCCCGCATCTCGCCAACTTCCGCACTGATGGCAGTGGTACCCGCTAGCCCTCTTTGGGTCGATGCTAACTTTAAAGAAACACAGCTCGCCAAGATGCGCATCGGCCAACCGGCCACCGTGATTGCGGACATTTATGGTGATGATGTCGTGTATCAGGGGAAAGTCGTCGGCCTCGATATGGGAACCGGTAGCGCGTTCTCGCTGCTGCCCGCCCAAAATGCGACAGGTAACTGGATCAAGGTCGTCCAGCGTCTGCCCGTGCGTATTGAACTCGACCCACAACAGCTCGCTGAGCACCCGCTGCGTATCGGGCTGTCCGCCTTGGTTAAGGTCGATACCGCGAATACCGAGGGTAACGTGCTAGCAAAAACCCCGCGCACCACGCCTGCTTACCAAAGCGACGCGTTGGCGCTGGATCTCACCCCGGTTAATCAAGAAATCAACGCCATTATTCAGGCGAACGCCGATTAA